One Romboutsia sp. 13368 genomic window carries:
- the surE gene encoding 5'/3'-nucleotidase SurE → MNILITNDDGIRADGIIELAKEISKYHDVYIVAPESQRSATGHAITIHNPIMVNEEFVDDKIKSFSISGTPADCVKIGIEALFKDISIDLVLSGINNGPNLGTDVIYSGTVSAAIEGFIQNKPSIAFSLNEFNVSKEEYAKASKYASKIVNNIEDKLHILDDGILNINIPIGEIKGTKITILGEVKYENALEERINPYGKRYFWIGGKVKNLEQHEHSDIAVVQDGYISITPVNIDMTNSKKIDILKESLL, encoded by the coding sequence ATGAATATATTAATTACAAATGATGATGGAATAAGAGCAGATGGAATTATAGAATTAGCAAAGGAAATATCAAAATATCATGATGTATATATTGTTGCACCAGAGAGTCAAAGAAGTGCTACAGGACATGCTATAACAATACATAATCCAATAATGGTAAATGAAGAATTTGTTGATGATAAAATAAAATCTTTTTCAATATCTGGAACACCAGCAGATTGTGTTAAGATAGGAATAGAGGCATTATTTAAGGATATAAGTATAGATTTAGTATTAAGTGGTATAAATAATGGACCTAACTTAGGAACAGATGTTATATATTCTGGAACAGTATCAGCAGCTATAGAGGGATTTATTCAAAATAAACCATCGATAGCATTTTCATTAAATGAATTTAATGTATCTAAAGAAGAATATGCTAAGGCTTCTAAATATGCATCAAAAATAGTTAACAATATTGAAGATAAGTTACATATATTAGATGATGGCATATTAAATATTAATATACCTATTGGAGAAATTAAAGGAACTAAAATAACTATTCTTGGAGAAGTAAAATATGAAAATGCCTTAGAAGAAAGAATTAATCCATATGGGAAAAGATATTTTTGGATAGGTGGAAAAGTTAAAAACCTTGAACAACATGAACATAGTGATATAGCAGTAGTTCAAGATGGATATATAAGTATAACTCCAGTAAATATAGATATGACAAATAGTAAAAAAATAGATATATTAAAAGAATCATTATTATAA
- a CDS encoding MATE family efflux transporter, with protein sequence MRLTRDRLFYKTALNIAIPIALQNLITFSVSMADTIMVGRLGEINLSGVAIANHLQFILMVLILGVGSGASVMAAQYYGKKDIDSIHKVMAIMYRICIIITIFFILVAIFIPKQFMNIYTTDKEVILQGSKYLKILSISYIFYSLTNCTISVLRSVKTVKISLVVYSIXS encoded by the coding sequence ATGAGGCTAACTAGAGATAGATTGTTTTATAAAACAGCATTAAATATAGCCATTCCTATAGCTTTACAAAATCTTATAACTTTCTCTGTAAGTATGGCTGATACAATTATGGTAGGACGGTTAGGTGAAATTAACTTATCGGGTGTTGCAATAGCAAATCATTTGCAATTTATATTAATGGTGTTAATACTTGGAGTAGGAAGTGGAGCTAGCGTAATGGCAGCTCAATATTATGGTAAAAAAGATATAGATTCTATACATAAGGTAATGGCTATAATGTATAGGATATGTATCATAATAACCATTTTTTTTATTTTAGTTGCGATATTTATACCTAAACAATTTATGAATATATATACGACTGATAAAGAAGTTATACTTCAAGGATCAAAATATTTAAAAATTTTATCTATAAGTTATATATTTTATTCTTTAACAAACTGTACAATATCAGTTTTAAGATCTGTTAAAACAGTAAAGATATCTTTAGTTGTTTATAGCATAKATTCTC
- a CDS encoding MATE family efflux transporter, with the protein MYLXXEYANTICILSFIMGILSGLIILLLRPFIVNLYNVSDYTKYIAKQIMISTALVSVFKSISSNVMMGVLRGGGDNRFVFISEMMFMWLVSIPLGFLGAFIFKLPVFIVFLIIRSDEILKSIAGILRVRSEKWIVDVTKNDLDKK; encoded by the coding sequence ATTTATCTATNNNGAGAATATGCAAATACTATATGTATACTAAGTTTTATAATGGGTATTTTATCAGGATTAATAATATTACTTTTAAGACCATTTATAGTTAATTTATACAATGTATCAGATTATACAAAATATATAGCAAAACAGATAATGATATCAACTGCCTTAGTATCAGTATTTAAATCTATATCATCCAATGTTATGATGGGAGTTTTAAGAGGTGGAGGAGATAATAGATTTGTTTTTATTAGTGAAATGATGTTTATGTGGTTAGTTTCTATTCCTCTTGGTTTTTTAGGTGCATTTATATTCAAATTGCCTGTATTTATAGTATTTTTAATTATAAGAAGTGATGAAATATTAAAATCTATAGCAGGAATACTTAGAGTTAGAAGCGAAAAATGGATAGTTGATGTTACAAAAAATGATTTAGATAAAAAATAA
- a CDS encoding geranylgeranyl reductase family protein, which translates to MHYDVVIIGAGPSGIAAGHNIINNNISCCIIDKQKFPRNKLCAGGVTQKTFDLLHSLNLSSDFNGVNTIVSKCVSLYLEDKYITDIECKGNTYLVDRFEFDEYLVREYENKGGKILENTKIKNIDTKNRTITLSDNQNISFKYIIGADGALGITRSLVDKNIKANGFCLQVDVNKNDTNYNSDNMSMYYGVLPYGYGWIFPKKNHLSVGFIGEYSKDIDYKVEFEKFLNNIGIECDRSRFKGAFIPFGQYIKKPINYEKNLLLVGDGAGFVDPITGEGIYFAVLSGIKAADTIVKAIKNDDINIIDEYIYEIYNITKSINKGSKLKKVIYSCKKPIFNSMKNKQIGSFIFNDCVYNSNYDILKTLNSKERF; encoded by the coding sequence ATGCATTATGATGTTGTAATTATAGGAGCAGGTCCATCGGGGATAGCAGCTGGACAYAATATTATAAATAATAATATATCTTGCTGTATAATTGACAAACAAAAATTTCCAAGGAATAAACTTTGTGCAGGAGGTGTAACACAAAAAACATTTGATTTGTTACATAGCTTAAATTTGAGCTCAGATTTTAATGGTGTAAACACTATAGTGAGTAAATGTGTAAGTTTATACTTAGAAGATAAGTACATAACAGATATAGAATGTAAAGGAAATACATACTTAGTAGATAGATTTGAATTTGATGAGTATTTAGTAAGGGAATATGAAAATAAAGGTGGAAAAATATTAGAAAATACTAAAATAAAAAATATTGATACTAAAAATAGAACTATAACCTTATCAGATAATCAAAATATAAGTTTTAAATATATTATAGGTGCAGATGGAGCATTAGGAATTACGAGATCTTTAGTTGATAAAAATATAAAGGCTAATGGATTTTGTTTACAAGTAGATGTAAACAAAAATGATACAAATTATAACAGTGATAATATGTCTATGTATTATGGTGTACTTCCTTATGGGTATGGATGGATATTTCCCAAGAAAAATCATTTAAGTGTTGGTTTTATAGGTGAATACAGCAAAGATATAGATTATAAAGTTGAGTTTGAAAAGTTTTTAAATAATATAGGGATTGAGTGTGATAGAAGTAGATTTAAAGGTGCATTTATACCTTTTGGTCAGTATATAAAAAAACCTATAAATTATGAAAAAAATTTATTGTTAGTAGGGGATGGTGCAGGTTTTGTAGATCCAATCACAGGGGAAGGTATATATTTTGCAGTACTATCTGGAATAAAAGCAGCAGATACAATAGTAAAAGCTATAAAGAATGATGATATAAATATAATAGATGAATATATATATGAGATTTATAATATTACTAAAAGTATAAATAAAGGTAGTAAGTTAAAAAAAGTAATATATAGCTGTAAAAAGCCTATATTTAATTCAATGAAGAATAAGCAAATTGGAAGTTTTATTTTTAATGATTGTGTATATAATTCTAATTACGATATATTAAAGACATTAAATAGTAAAGAAAGATTTTAG
- the hydE gene encoding [FeFe] hydrogenase H-cluster radical SAM maturase HydE, which produces MYLLDNIDEDSKKFLIEKAYETRLKYFGKSVYIRGLIEISSYCKKDCLYCGLRRSNKNAERYRLDKEDILECARRGDELGYKTIVLQGGEDAFYTDEKMVEIIKAIKEEFPNNALTLSIGERSYESYQKLYQAGADRFLLRHESATKSLYESIHNTESFEERRRCLRDLKEIGFQAGAGFMVELPNQTNENLVDDLRYVKELEPAMCGIGPFIPHKDTPLRBXQRWYNRKNCYFTCYN; this is translated from the coding sequence TTGTATTTATTAGATAATATAGATGAAGATAGTAAGAAATTTCTTATAGAAAAGGCTTATGAAACAAGACTTAAGTAYTTTGGRAAATCTGTTTATATAAGAGGTCTTATAGAAATAAGCAGTTACTGTAAAAAAGAYTGYTTATATTGTGGTCTTAGAAGAAGTAATAAAAATGCAGAGAGATATAGATTAGATAAAGAAGACATATTAGAATGTGCAAGGCGTGGAGATGAATTAGGATATAAGACTATTGTCCTGCAAGGTGGAGAAGATGCATTTTATACTGATGAGAAAATGGTTGAAATTATAAAGGCTATAAAAGAAGAGTTTCCAAATAATGCATTAACACTATCTATTGGTGAGAGAAGTTATGAATCTTATCAAAAACTATATCAAGCAGGTGCAGATAGATTTTTATTAAGACATGAAAGTGCTACAAAGAGCTTATATGAATCTATTCATAATACTGAAAGCTTTGAAGAAAGAAGAAGATGTCTAAGAGATTTAAAAGAAATAGGATTCCAAGCAGGCGCTGGATTTATGGTAGAGTTACCAAATCAAACTAATGAAAATTTAGTAGATGATTTAAGATATGTTAAAGAATTAGAGCCAGCAATGTGTGGAATAGGTCCTTTTATACCTCATAAAGATACACCACTAAGARATTNNCAGCGCTGGTACAACAGAAAAAACTGTTATTTTACTTGCTATAACTAG